The Erythrolamprus reginae isolate rEryReg1 chromosome 6, rEryReg1.hap1, whole genome shotgun sequence DNA segment gtgcaatagcgtgcacgcacgctctttcggcacccaaggaaaaaagggttcaccatcactgccctagtactTAAAGGAGATGGTTACCATTACATCTAAAATGGCTAAACCATTATTGCCTGGGAAGAGATGTCTCCATCAAACGTTTTCTAAAAAGAGTAGCAATAAAGAACATGAAAAAATAGTTTTGAAAATGTGTTCATAGTTTTATGTTAAAATATTTGTTATTGCTTACACATTCAGATGTATGATGAAGACTAGGATAAATAATTTGCTATGTACTATTCTTCCAACAATAATTTCATCTATTACATATCTTTTGCAATAAATGCTATTTGGCTTTTGTACAGGATTGAAGAAAATGCTGATCTCTTCTTTCAATAAAGTGTGAAAGTTACTTTGTCTCCTACTTCATGTGAAGCCTAATTAGAAAGATGAAACCTATAAGGTGGGTGAAATAATATGATATGATTGTTGGATAGAGTAAAACATTTACAATTCATAATGAAAGGAAAATTCCTTTCCTCTAATTTATTTCAGATAGCTGTATTTTGTAGTTTTATTTGTTCTTTAATCTCttaaggaaagaagaaaacatatctttttttcactttttatcTTCCATCCATATTGTGTTCCATCAAAGCCAGCATTTTGGAAACTAAAGATAATAACTAGACCATTAGCAAAATATAGGAAGCCATGGACTGCAACATGAGCAGACAAGGCAATATTCTAGACCTAATGAAGTAGGAGAGAGAAATAGCTCATGAAATTATGCACAAGAATGGGATGACTGGGATAATGATGATATCCCACTTTCTGCCTTAAACCTGGTGCATGTCAAACATCAAAAAATAATTGAATCCACCATTGGGTTACTATAATGGTACAAAACACAAACACATTTGTTCAGTTAATGCATTTATTTTATCCAAACATGTTATCCAGATTGGGCAGGGGGCATTACTGATGACAGGATTTAAATTAATCAAGGTGGGAATTGAAATATAACCTTTCTGCTTGCCACATGCCAGGTAAACCGAGTATCAGTTCCTTGTCTGTATTGAGgttttaaaacacatttacacAAAGGTTTGTATCCAACCCACCAGAAAGTGCCATATGTTCTTGTTTGGGTTTTGCTGAAGGGGATTGGGAAGATtagaattataattttaaaaaaatccaagtcAAGCAAGCATTGCAATAGTCCCTCctatttcctctttcctttccaaaAAGCCAACAGCTAATGATAGTTTGGGTCTGTGATAAACATATTCGTTGAATATAGGTTCAACATTCAGAGAGATTTGTGATTTATATAGCTGACATATATTGTATCTGTCatctatttcagtgtttcccaaccttggcaacttgaagatatttggacttcaactcccagaattcaccagccggcgaatgctggctggggaattctgggagttgaagtccaaatatcttcaagttgccaaggttgggaaatactgatctaTTTAATGGTTAAATGTAGAAATATATAGATAAATGGATATGATACTTTTAATGGAAAACCATTCTGAATGCAATTTCCAAATCATCCCATAAACACATGCCTTCATAAAATTTATAGGATCAAACATTAAGGCAAAATAATGTTTTCATAAATATAGATCTCTTAATAACAAAATTTATTACCCATGAAAAAACCTAAACTAGATCTTTGAATTCTTACAATGAATAACAATGGATGCAAATAACTAGTACAGTGCAGTTGTTGTTTGTAATTATACTGGTATTTTGTCTCAAAAATATGTTGCTAGTTATTTTTCCTTAACTTAAAgctaaataaatagattattacTTAAGGGAATACATCAAACTTGGAAGTGTGACGTTTACCTTTCTTTCTGTTATTTTTAGATGATAGAAGCAGATGGTAGAACTGAATGTACACTCAACTACTTCTTGACTTCCCACCCTGCAAGACAACGGATATAATGCCAGCACTATAAAGAATGATATATAATCTGAAAATCTAAATATCCTGCTAGTCAGGCAACAGGGCCTAAAATACAACGTTTTGTTTTACCTTTATCTTTTTACATGATTTTAAATGTATTTGATTTGAATTCCGAAACTTAATTAAGATATGAGTACATAGCAGAAATAAATGAGCTCAGTCATGGATACAAATATAGCAGAGTCTCCAGAAATCAGCAATAATTTGATGATGGataaaatcaataatttaaaaGTGGAACCAGAAGATGATAGTAATTGTATTTtagaaacaatagaaataaaaactgaaaaaGAAGATCTAAGGCAGATCGACAGCAGTGATGAACAGGatgagagagaaaataattttgtcCGTAACCACTCAGACAAATTCATCTCTGCACAGAATGAGGATGATTATGGTTCTCTTTTTTCCCAATATAGCAGTACTCTTTATGATGTAGCAATGGAAGCTGTAACACAGAGTCTTCTTTCAAATAGAAACATAAGTTCCCGAAAAAAATCCCCTGCTTGGAACCACTTCTTTATATCTCCTAGAGACAGTACCAAAgcaatatgtatgtactgtatgaaaGAATTTAGCAGAGGTAAAAATGAGAAAGACTTAAGCACAAGTTGTCTAATGAGGCATGTGAGGAGAGCTCACCCAACTGTACTCATTCAGGAAAATGGAAATATACCAGCTATATCTTCCTTTTCATCGTCTCCTACATTACTGTTGCCACCTCAGCCTGCAGATACTGGAGATATAACTCATGTGCTAACTCCtataaaattaattaagaaaACCTGTTCTAAGATTCCATCCCCAGATCAAATTATGGAGGAATCTGTTCCAATAGTTTGTATTGAAGAAATACCTTCAGATTTGTCACATACTGAAAATAACGTTAAAGAGGAGGCTGGTGTTGGATTGTCACTACACCTTGCTAACAGTCAATGTGAAGAAATGGTGGACAATATAGCAGATAAAACTCTTCAAGTTCCTAAGACTACATCTGGCTCAAGGAGACGATCTGCTGTatggaaacatttttatttatctcCTCTAGATAACTCAAAAGCTGTCTGTATTCACTGTATGAATGAATTCAGCAgaggaaagaatggaaaagaTCTTGGAACGAGCTGCTTAATACGGCACATGTGGAGAGCTCATCGTTCTATTGTTCTTCAGGAGAATGGAGGAGGTTCAAACATACCTCCTCTGTACTCTGCTCCTCCAACTTTATTACCACCTTTATTAGCTTCAGATGGAGACCCAAGTTCTGTATCATGTGGAAAATTAGCTAAAGAACCAACATCTGTTTGTTCTTCTCCAGACAGAATAGCTGAAGAAAATAATTCCAATATTCCTTTGGGAGAAAGTCTGATGGAGGATTCCCCATTGTTTTCATCATCTGAAGATATAGGGGAAGCTTCTTTAGTTTCTTCTCCTGAAAAAAGCCCATTGTTGTCGGAACATGGCTCTGTTTTTCATCAGAATAAACGTATAATGCGAAAGCTGAAAACTGAAGTATGGAATCATTTTTCTTTGTCTCCAGGGGATCATCTTAAAGTTATATGTAGACATTGCAGCTGTATTTTaaaccatgggaaaaaaggtGATTTAGGCACAAGTTATTTAACAAGACACTTATACAGGCGGCATCCTGAAGTTATAGGAATCCAAAAGAACTTTATAGATGCCAGTTTAGCAAATTCTCCTTATGCTACCTTGGCTTCTGCAGAACGTTCAGCTTCAAAACTGACTGACTTGCCCACAATGGTTACTAAAGAAACTCAAGTCATATTTCCTGTTAGTAGCAAAAAGACCTCAAAACTCTGGAACCATTTTTCAATATGTTCTGCAGATTCAACTAAAGTAATATGTATGCACTGTGGACGTACAATAAGTCGAGGGAAAAAGCCAACCAATTTGGGTACCAGTTGCCTTTTAAGACATTTACAACGGTTTCATAATCATGTCCTAAAACCAGATGCCTCAGAGCCAGTATTGTCCTCTTCTACAAATAATCACGTACCTCTGAGCACAGGTCTTTCAGGATCTTCATCTTTTGATGAAACCACTGATAAGTTTTCTGACACGCATCCTGTTGCCAAAAAAATAACGAGTCTTGTTGCTGAAATGATTGCACTTGATCTTCAGCCATATTCTTTTGTGGATAATATTGGTTTTAATAGATTGCTTGAATACTTGCAACCTCGGTATTCATTGCCTTCACCATCTTATTTTTCTCATACTGCGATTCCTGATATGTATGATAGTGTGAAAGAAATAATTGTTTCACATCTTAAGGAAGCTGAAAGTGGTGTAGTCCACTTTACCTCTGGAATATGGATGAGCAATCAAACTCGGGAATATCTAACCCTCACAGCTCACTGGGTAACATTTGGGTCACGCGTTCGGCCCCAGTGTGAAGATTACCATTGTTCAGCTTTATTAAATGTTTCCCAGATTGATTGTGACTATAATGGTATCAGCATCCAGAAGCAACTAGAATATTGGTGGGAAACCTGGATAACATCAATTGGCCTACAGATCGGGATTACTGTTACAGATAACCAGACAATTGGAAAAACTTTAAATGAAGGGGAGCATTCAAGTGTGCAATGCTTCTGCCACACACTGAATCTCATAGTGAATGAAGCTATTAAAAGCCAGAGGATGGTTCAGAACCTGCTTAGCATTGCCAGAAAGATATGTGAACGTGTCCATCGCTCATCAAAAGCAAAGGAGAAATTGGCGGAGCTGCAGAAAGAATACCATTTGCCACAGCATCAGCTACTCCAAGATGTCCCATCGAAATGGAATACATCATTTCTTATGCTTGAAAGGCTAATTGAACAGAAAAGAGCTATTGATGAAATGTCTATAGAGTGTAGTTTCAGGGAATTAATAAGCTGCGATCAGTGGGAAGTGATGCAGTCTGTCTGCCATGCACTCAAACCATTTGAAGTTGCAAGTAGGGAGATGAGTACACACATGTCCACTTTAAGCCAAGTAATTCCAATGATTCATATTCTAAACCGGAAAACTGAACTACTGTTTGAGGAAACAATGGGCATAGATACTATGCTAAAGTCCTTAAAAGAAGCTATGGTGAGTAGATTATCCTCCATTCTCCACGATCCAAGATACATTTTTGCTACACTTTTAGACCCTCGCTATAAGACCTCCTTATTcacagaagaagaagcagaacagTATAAACAGGACTTAATCAGGGAGCTAGAAATACTAAATGCTACCTCAGATGATGATATACCGGTTTCCAATGGTTGTGGTATAGGTTCATCATCTAAAATCTCTTACGGGGACAATAGTCTTTGGTCACTGATGGAAGatatgaaaaaaacaaaacttcCAAAAGAAACGACTAAGTTGCCAGAGGAAATGGTGCTTTTATATCTGGAGGAAGAAGTGCTTGAACATAACTGTGATCCTCTCACTTACTGGAATTTTAAGAAATCATCTTGGCCAGTATTGTCAAAACTGGCTGTTCGATTCCTAGGTTGTCCTCCAAGCATCGTTCCATCAGAGAGATTATTCAGTACATCCAATGAAAGCATCAGCTTTAGTCAATCAAGACTAACAATGGAACACTTTGAAAAACTTATATTTTTGAAAGTAAATCTTCCTTTGATATACTTCCAGTATTGAAATTAATGAACAGGCTGCCAGTCTAAACTTGTTCTCTAGATAATTACTATATTTGTAACTTAATTGCTCCATTTAGGGGTCATGTATGACAGCTAATCAATGCCTCTCGTTTGAAACTTATATTTTCCCGTTCTATGTCTACATGTGCCTTATCAATAGTCCTTCAGGCCAGATAgtgtatatacatttttttttaaaaaaatccttttagaATTAGTCTTGTCTTTGTcccaactattaaaaaaaaatgtagcttTTGATTGAATATtgtaaatgaaattttaaaatgttttgaatagAATGGCAAAAAGGATGTAAAAACTTCTATTATGTAGCTTTTTATTCACTTGTGTAAAAAGAAACAAACCAGGTACTGTATATTAGCTGAACATTGCTTTAATCGCAGAAAAAACTGTATATAAAGGTGGAAATGAAGCCATCTTCCTATTTAGCAGGTTTTAACTGCAGGCTTAATGTACTTATGTTCAACTATGTATGTACTAAAGATGGTGGTTGAATTAGTATTTGACTAAACTTAGAATTATTAAGAAAAACCAGTTATACAGTAATCTATAAATTTGCCATTCATGGTCtttattcaggttttttttacACTGTAACTGAATTAGAGCTTGAGTATTTATAAGGTTTTTgggtgtttattttcaaatttttcCAATGTTTGTTATTTAATGCAGTGCATTGaaagataaaaaaaaatataaagaaagggCATCATGCCAAGTCTTTTACAATAGAATGAATTAAACATTACTACTTGGGAAAATGTAGTTGAGGTTTCCCATTAACTGAAAATTATATATGgcattcttctattatttctgttACACAAAGTTGTAAGTTGATTTTCAGTTAACATCCTTTATAAGAAAATACTTTGGAAAAAACGATTCAGAATACGCAGGACTTGCATCGGGTTGTCCTTGGATGCACAGGCACTTCACATGAACCTGAAGAATTTGACCTCCCGTAGACAGGAGTCCTGCGTAGAATGTTATATAGTAGAACTGACCGTAATTGATAGTGTCTATCAGCCAAGTAGTAGGATATTGTAGAATTTTAATAATCCTCAGACAGCAGGTAAGAATAGCCAGCATTTGCATTTGCTGTCCACATTTTAACAGAATATTTATCCTCCTCTCATTCCCTACCCCCCCAATGCATTGATGGAATTCTTTGGGAAGTTACGGCAACTACAGCTTTTAGGAAAGATGTAGTTttgttaaaatactgtactgtacctctggctaatttttgcatttattatgttttagtgtatttataaatgatggATTCAGTTTCTGAAATTAAACATCTTATTTGCAATTTTTAGAGAATGAGTCTACATCAGCCATTTCTCTCCctcgccctcccccccccctcggtctCCCCCACAGAATCCAATCGGGATTTAGTCTATGGGTATAATCTGAATACAATTTTCTGAGTAAGAATTGGAAGGCAAGTTTCTACAGTTCTTTCAATCAAAAATTTCCTTGTAGTATTTCTGTCTCCCATACAGTGAAATATCTGATGTAATGATGCAGTATGGCCcaaatatatttgaaatattttcattaagtacaatattgaacttttttttttaagagaccaCATATGGTAAATCTTACTCGAtttaacagtgtgtgtgtgtgtgtgtgtgtgtgtgtgtgtgtgtgtatgtatgcatgtatgtatgaataTTCCTCTAATGAATTTAAGATAAAACCAGACCATGTTAACATTGTCAGAATTGTGGGCAGCAATGGGGCGATGACACTGAAAGTGGTATATGCTAgaccagtggtggcaaaccttttagacACCAAGTACCCAGACTGTGCATATGAGCATGTCCAAACTAAAAGGTGTGTGTGTAgcagaaacctgaagaccagctggccagtgggaggtgGGGCATCCGAACACAGGCAGCACGGCAAGaggtaagatttttttattttattttgtgaccTTGTGTTTCAtcacttgcagggaaacagaagctcacaaaagaaatgcCACGGAGAGCTGACCTGGGGCAACAGTGCGTGTGtcagcagagagggctctgtgtggcacctatggcatgtgtgccataggtacACCATCACAGTTCTAAACAGTTTGAGATAAGGTCAGTGGGTACACGGTGCTATGGGCCATTGTATTGCCATTGAGAGATTCTTGTTCCAAACTGGTGGCTAAActcgctctcctttcctccacTTATCTTGCACATTTGGGAAAACAATAGCCACAAATGTGTGGGTGCTACACAGTTACACATTTTGGCTAGTTAAAAGGTAAGACTGAAAACATGGAGCACTCATGGCCACAATTAGTTCATTCTTTGTAACAAGGTACAGTATGTTGGATTGCTCTGATAGAGCTTGGCTAATATTGACATAAATCTTCACAGCTCAAATGTAATAACAAAATACTTCAATTGGTGTAGAAAACTGAATATTCTGAAACAACATTAAAATGAGGTCAAAGAATACTGCATCAAACCTTATGGTTTTAACCCTCCTAGctaaaaaataattttcagtaATAGGAAATACACATCTATTTATTTCATATGCCTTAAGGTGACATTTAAGGCCtagaatataattttagaagaaagtTAGATTCCCTGTATCTAGTCATTTATTTAATGTTTAGCAGGTATGTATAATTTCTTTGAATACCAGTTTTAACTATGCTATGATCATAATTATCATAGAAATATGCTGgttttctcttccccttccaaccccccccccccccaatcttgtgTTAACTTACAGAATGGCAATCCATTTATTATAAGCTTTTGTGAGGCTTCATAATGATCGTGTGTTTTTTTAAGGTGCTACAACACTATATTCATACCGTAGTTGATTATACATATAAGACATcaggaatatctcaattcacATTAAATAATTGCCAAGTGGCAATTGCAGAAAGGATAGTACTGTACTTTCTTCCAGAAGGAACCAAGCAGTACCAGTATTTTAAAGAACTTCTGATAGCTGACTTTTAGCAGGGCAAAACAAGACAATTATAACCAATGTTTTGCAGATTTTAAACAGGCTTTTATGAGAAGTTAATGTTTCCCTTCTGAATAATAGCAGCTTCTGTGAATAGATACGTTGTACATCAAGGAAGACGTCGTTTTCTTTGATGTAAAAGAACAACAAAATTGAAACTTGTACAATAGCATACAAGAGAACACATCAGTGTAGTTAAACCAGTTTTACAGGATGGTATTTCTTGCACTCAATTTGCACTCAACTCTGCCAAGGTACACTGATtaaaaatgaatgattttaagaGTTATGTAAGATTTTCTTGCATATCTTCAACCCATTGCTTCATCTGGCCGCTGAGAACAATCAGTATAGCTGACTTAAATAATCTAGTTCTATATTTGGAAGTTAGCACATAGAAACTTGtaagaaattaaaacaaattacATTTTTTGATATCCAGTATTATTTGTTTTGATTTATGCTTGGCTGTCTCTCAACACTTTAAGGCCAGTTTGACTTTCCCATAACTTTTATATTTACTCCATGGCTGATAACTGACAAAGAAAACCTGGTTAAGAAATGTTATCAGAAGGAAAGGATGGGTCTTGTTTTATATGCAAATACTGTATTGTCTCAGCAAAACTGCCCAAcagataaaaatacagtgataccttgtcttaagaatttaattggttctgggacgaggttcttaaggtgaaaagtttgtaagacgaaacattgtttctcataggaatcaatggaaaagtgattaatgcgtgcaagcccaaaattcaccccttttgccagccgaagcacccagttttgcactgctgggattcccctgaggctcccctccatgggaaaccccacctctggacttctgtgtttttgggatgctgcaggggaatcccagcattgcaaaaatgagtgctttgctggcaacagaagtccggaggtggggtttcccagcgaagggagcattagtgaaatcgcagcatcgcaaaaacaccgaaatcctcgaaactccacctctgtgtttttgcgatgctgcgatttcacaggggctcccctcactgggaaaccccacctctggacttccattgccagcaaagcacccgtttttgtgctgctgggattcccatgctgggattcccctgcagcatcacaaaaatgcagaagtcaggaggtggggtttcccatggaggggagcctcagggaaatcccagcagcgcaaaaacgggtgctttgctggcaatggaagtccagaggcggggcatcccagcggtagcagtgggtttgtaaggtgaaggtagtttgtaagaagaggcaaaaaaatcttaaaccccgggtttgtatcttgaaaagcttgtatgatgaggcgtttgtaagacaaggtatcactgtaaatagcTTCCATTGATTTCTAGATTTTGTTGATCCTAAATGACATTCAGGTTTAGGtgtatgagatttttttttttgcttattgaCAGCGTAAAATGCATAAGAATTTTATACCATGGCCCCAAATAGCACATTATCTATTTTTCCACATGTAGAAAACAATGTGAAAACATTAAACCACGCACATAATAGTGTTACGTAAAAACAACTATTTAGTATATTTCCTATGTAATTATATGAAAACACCTTGAATGTATGTACTTTGCATTGAAATGTAGCTGGCATTACATGCAGTGTATATCATATGAAAGTTGTTCATGTAAGTGAAATGAATAGGATCAAATAGTATTGATTGATTTTGAATTAGTGCCAAACAACAACTCTAGCAAAAATTGTTTCAAACTTTATTTTCCAAAAGAAATGGGGAGCTTTTCCAACAATACTAGTTTGGatttcaaatttaaaataataggaGGCAGTGCAGTAAAATTCAATCCAATTCCACTGGTGCCAGGAATACGTGCAAGGACTTTGTGAGTTTTCTTATAATGTGACAGTTGAGCTGAATTCATTTCCATAACTATGTGTGTATATGAGAACATAAGCGGGTCTCCCGGTTTGAGGTCTTCCCTTTTGTCATATCTGTAAGAGAATGAACAGTGTAAAGTAAGTAAAGACTTGAACTATACTCCATTCAAGAAATTTAGGTTGTGACCAAGCAAGAGGAAGGATTCTTATGAAAACAATATAGGAAACAACCATGAAGCAGGAAATAATTACAAGAACAGGGAGGATTCTTAGAAGGGCATTTGGTAACTGGATGGTAGAGAGATTACTTTGTTAAAGAACCTGAATTTTTTAATATAGGATCACGTCAACCATGGCAGAAAACAGGAAGGGAGGGCAGTACATATAATATTGAAGCTGTACTTAAAGTAGTTCCATCACTGTTGGAACAAATGTCAAACAAATTATACAGAACAGAATGGGCACAGAAACAAATGGTTCAGAATCATTTATTAGCCACAAAAAAAGCAACAATActtatagatcaggggtgtcaaacgcaaggcccatgggctggatccggcccatggggtgcttaaatctgccCTGCGGGTTtagcctggaaatatcaaaggactggCCCACGGAGCCTGTGCCAGCCAAAATGAGCTGTAAGGTGGTTGCATGCATTCCCCCACCTGCTTTCAGCAACATTCTGCTGGCCAAAAACAGGCTGTGCTGGGTCTGTGTGGCCcaattttggccagcagagtgctgctgGAGGCCATGGAGGCTGAAAATGAGGTACAGGGGCACACACACAGTCTGCCCGTGCTCTTTATTGGCCAGCAGGGTGATACAGGAAGCATCTATTCcatctcccccccacacacacactccacaCCACCCTGCAtgggagaactacaatgctggaTCCAGCCCTCGAAGAAATCCAATTTGACACCTCTGTTATAGGCAACAGAATGCTATGGGAAAAGTAAAATGGGTCTGTAAAATGGGACAGTTACCCCCAATTATAGCATGCCAATCAGAGAAAGACTAGTGATGGCCTGAGGAAatctagaagtctgacggcagaaaaagacctcttggtccatctagtctgcccttatactattttctgtattttatcttaggatggatatatgtttatcctaggcatgtttaaattcaattagtttatcccaggcatgtttatctaccacgtctgctggaagtttgttccaaggatctactactctttcagtaaaataatattttcccatgttgcttttgatctttcccccaactaacttcagattgtgtccccttgttcttgtgttcgctttcctattaaaaacacttccctcctggaccttatttaaccctttaatatatttaaatgtttcgatcatgtccccccttttccttctgtcctccagactatacagattgagttcattaagtctttcctgatacgttttatgcttaagaccttccaccattcttgtagcctgtctttggacccgttcaattttgtcaatatctttttgtaggtgaggtctccagaactgaacacagtattccaaatgtggtctcaccagcactctatatagcgggatcataatctccctcttccagcttgttatacctctagctatgcagccaagcatcctacttgctttccctaccgcctgactgcactgttcacccattttgagactgtcagaaatcactacccctaaatccttttcttttgaagtacagtatttgctaacacagaactgccaatacaatactcagactgaggattccttttccccaagtgcattattttacatttagaaacattaaactgcagtttccattgctgcagtttaatgtttccaaatgtaaaataatgcacttggggaaaagaaatcctcagtctgagtattgtattggcagttctgtgttagcaaatacttcaaaagaaaaggatttaggggtagtgatttctagtTAAATAAAGTGTGTCTCTAGTGTTAAGTTCTTTCTAAGTTCTTCATTATTTGAAACAAGTTCCTAAAACCTACAGGAAACAGTCTACTGAATAGGATTGTGGGAGTTTTTGTCCAGCAAATTATTTAGATCAGGGATGGCTACTTAAAGTCTCTAACTACTTCCTAGGGCCTATTCTGAATGCAATTGCTGTAAACGGATACTGGTACTGGTATGATTTTTTGACAAATGAAACTACCAGCAaaatttctccagctgcttccccacagaagaaaaataaaagtcttCTTTTCAGTTCTATGTGTACCACTCTTTGCCCTTTACAACCTTCAGATTGCCTACAAATATTGACTGATAAATGTGGGGCTTAGCAAGGAAAGGCTAAGGAAAAAGATTGAAAATTCAACTTCTGAAggtaagccattccactggttgttaggaaatttctccttattttttaggttgcttttttccttgattagtttccatccattgtttcttgtcttgccttctgatgctttataacaggggtccccaaactttttacacagggggccagtttac contains these protein-coding regions:
- the ZBED4 gene encoding zinc finger BED domain-containing protein 4; translated protein: MSSVMDTNIAESPEISNNLMMDKINNLKVEPEDDSNCILETIEIKTEKEDLRQIDSSDEQDERENNFVRNHSDKFISAQNEDDYGSLFSQYSSTLYDVAMEAVTQSLLSNRNISSRKKSPAWNHFFISPRDSTKAICMYCMKEFSRGKNEKDLSTSCLMRHVRRAHPTVLIQENGNIPAISSFSSSPTLLLPPQPADTGDITHVLTPIKLIKKTCSKIPSPDQIMEESVPIVCIEEIPSDLSHTENNVKEEAGVGLSLHLANSQCEEMVDNIADKTLQVPKTTSGSRRRSAVWKHFYLSPLDNSKAVCIHCMNEFSRGKNGKDLGTSCLIRHMWRAHRSIVLQENGGGSNIPPLYSAPPTLLPPLLASDGDPSSVSCGKLAKEPTSVCSSPDRIAEENNSNIPLGESLMEDSPLFSSSEDIGEASLVSSPEKSPLLSEHGSVFHQNKRIMRKLKTEVWNHFSLSPGDHLKVICRHCSCILNHGKKGDLGTSYLTRHLYRRHPEVIGIQKNFIDASLANSPYATLASAERSASKLTDLPTMVTKETQVIFPVSSKKTSKLWNHFSICSADSTKVICMHCGRTISRGKKPTNLGTSCLLRHLQRFHNHVLKPDASEPVLSSSTNNHVPLSTGLSGSSSFDETTDKFSDTHPVAKKITSLVAEMIALDLQPYSFVDNIGFNRLLEYLQPRYSLPSPSYFSHTAIPDMYDSVKEIIVSHLKEAESGVVHFTSGIWMSNQTREYLTLTAHWVTFGSRVRPQCEDYHCSALLNVSQIDCDYNGISIQKQLEYWWETWITSIGLQIGITVTDNQTIGKTLNEGEHSSVQCFCHTLNLIVNEAIKSQRMVQNLLSIARKICERVHRSSKAKEKLAELQKEYHLPQHQLLQDVPSKWNTSFLMLERLIEQKRAIDEMSIECSFRELISCDQWEVMQSVCHALKPFEVASREMSTHMSTLSQVIPMIHILNRKTELLFEETMGIDTMLKSLKEAMVSRLSSILHDPRYIFATLLDPRYKTSLFTEEEAEQYKQDLIRELEILNATSDDDIPVSNGCGIGSSSKISYGDNSLWSLMEDMKKTKLPKETTKLPEEMVLLYLEEEVLEHNCDPLTYWNFKKSSWPVLSKLAVRFLGCPPSIVPSERLFSTSNESISFSQSRLTMEHFEKLIFLKVNLPLIYFQY